A stretch of DNA from Nitrospira sp. KM1:
GGCATACGTTGTTCATCGGTGACACCGATCGCGTCGAGCAAACCGTCCCCCTCGGGGACCGCACCTCGGGGTACGGTGCAGACGATTCGGGCGGACGCAATGCCGTTTCGTTGCCTGGATATCAGATCGGTCATTCGGCGAATTTGCCGACGCCCTTGAATCGAACGGGAAAACTGTTTGCTCCAGCTATGAGACATGGACAGGACTGAACAAAAGTTCGAGTAATAGGACAGATCTGATCCGGTGAGAAATACGACATGAGGAGCTTTCAGGTAGGATGATAACGCCGGGCCGACATCGTTGAGCACGACCAGGTCGACATGCTCGGTCAATTGATGCAACACGTCATCCAGAGCGCCTGTGTCGCATGCAATGTCCTCATCCGTCACATGCGAATAGTCAAGAATCCACGACGGATACCCATTGCGCCTGTACTCCGCAAACCGAGTTTCGGGCCTGTGCAGCAGGTCTCGACGATTGACCAGCAAGATGACATTGTGCCCCAAAGTCCTGAGGCCTTCGGCGAGCAGCAATGGTGAATTATTGGTATTACCGAAAATGACGATTTTCAATTTCTCTCCGTAGAATGATGGACTTCACACGTCTTCGCACCGCCAATACAGAATTGAAGCCGACCAGATTCAGAGTGCGGAGCGCAGGGCACTGACCACCCAATCCACATGCTCGTCCGGCATTGTCGGATAGAACGGCAAAGACAGGGTTTGGTCGCCAATGCGCTCCGCGATCGGGAAATCACCGGCACGATGGCTGAACGTCTGTTGAAAATATGTAAGGAGGTGGATTGCTCTGTAGTTTACCACGACACCAACTCCGGATCGTTGGAGACTGGCAATGATGCGGTCCCGACGCCCGCGGTCGATCCAAATGGGGAAAAGATGCCGTGCATGACGGGATCCGGGAATATTTTGAGGCCAGGAGATATCCTTGAGCCCGCTGAGTCGCTCTTCATAGAGTCGGGCTAGCCGATGACGACTCTCTAGCTTCGCGTCGAGGCGATTCAGTTGCGGCAGGAGCAGGGCGGCATGAAGATTATCCATATTGTACTTCCACCCCAACGCCGTCATATCCCAATGCTGATAGCCTTCCTTATGGCGATCTGCGGCCGTCTTTGTCATCCCATGGAGACGCAGCAACTTCATCGAGGCGTACAATGATTCGTTGTTCGTCACCAATGCGCCTCCCTCGCCGCACGTGAGGTTTTTCGTCGCATAGAACGAGAAGCATGCCGTGTCGGCCAACTCACCGGGACGAACGCCGTCGCGTACTCCCTCAATACAATGCGCCGCATCTTCGATGACGAAGAGCCCATGACGGTCTGCGATACGGCGGATGGCCCTCATGTCGCACATCTGACCGTAGAGATGAACGGGAATGATCGCTTTGGTACGCTCAGTAATGGCGGCTTCGATCAGCGAGGCGTCGAGATTGCCTGTCTCCGGCTCGACATCGACAAAGATCGGCCTGGCCCCCGCCTCTAAGATCGCCGTTGACGTTGCGATAAAGGTCATCGGTGTCGTGATGACTTGGTCTCCCGCACCGACACCGAGTCCAAGGAGGGAAAGATGCAACGCACCGGTGCAGCTACTCACCGCGAGGGCGTGACGGCTCCCCAGATAATCGGCAAAGCGTCGTTCGAACGTGACGGCGACCTCCCCGGTTGTCAGGATCGGACCGGCCAGAACCTGTCGTACAGCTTCCAGTTCGGGCTCTCCGAGATCATGCTGATAAAAAGGAACGTCCATTTCAGTGTAACTCCCGCTTCCCAGCAGCTGTCACGATCGGGATGTGTCTCATCCACATCTGCGGTCTCCACCAAGTCTCGTTGTCGCGATACCATCGCACCGTTCGATCCAGGCCCTCCTCGAATGAGATCTTGGGAGCCCATCCCAACAGTTTGCTCGCCCGGGTGTTGTCGCACGTATGGCGGAAGACCTGCCCAGGGCGGTCTCCAATGTACTGGACGGGACTTTTATCCGGCCTCATGAGCCGTCGCACGGTATTGGCGATGGTAATGAGATCGGTA
This window harbors:
- a CDS encoding DegT/DnrJ/EryC1/StrS aminotransferase family protein, translating into MDVPFYQHDLGEPELEAVRQVLAGPILTTGEVAVTFERRFADYLGSRHALAVSSCTGALHLSLLGLGVGAGDQVITTPMTFIATSTAILEAGARPIFVDVEPETGNLDASLIEAAITERTKAIIPVHLYGQMCDMRAIRRIADRHGLFVIEDAAHCIEGVRDGVRPGELADTACFSFYATKNLTCGEGGALVTNNESLYASMKLLRLHGMTKTAADRHKEGYQHWDMTALGWKYNMDNLHAALLLPQLNRLDAKLESRHRLARLYEERLSGLKDISWPQNIPGSRHARHLFPIWIDRGRRDRIIASLQRSGVGVVVNYRAIHLLTYFQQTFSHRAGDFPIAERIGDQTLSLPFYPTMPDEHVDWVVSALRSAL